Proteins encoded by one window of Mustela erminea isolate mMusErm1 chromosome 5, mMusErm1.Pri, whole genome shotgun sequence:
- the LOC116589923 gene encoding LOW QUALITY PROTEIN: olfactory receptor 11H4-like (The sequence of the model RefSeq protein was modified relative to this genomic sequence to represent the inferred CDS: inserted 1 base in 1 codon), with protein sequence MNWSAAHIHIVTEFVLLGFPGCWEIQIFLFLFFLLVYVLTLLGNGTIICAVRWDPRLHTPMYFLLGNFAFLEIWYASSTVPNMLVNILSKTKAISFSGCFLQFYFFFSLGTTECLFLAVMAYDRYLAICHPLHYPTIMTGKLCRILVSLCWLIGFLGYPIPIFFISQLPFCRSNIIDHFLCDMDPLMALSCAPAPITEFVFYTQSSFVLFFTIMYILRSYILLLRTVFQVPSAAGRRKAFSTCGSHLAVVSLFYGTVMVMYVSPTYGXPILMQKILTLVYSVMTPLFNPLIYSLRNKDMKLALRNILFRMKISQNS encoded by the exons ATGAACTGGTCAGCAGCACACATTCACATAGTAACTGAGTTTGTTCTTCTGGGATTCCCTGGTTGCTGGGAGATACAGATTttcctcttcttgttctttttgttggtttATGTCTTGACTTTGCTGGGGAATGGAACCATCATCTGTGCAGTGAGATGGGACCCAAGACTACATACCCCAATGTACTTTCTTCTGGGAAATTTTGCCTTCCTTGAGATCTGGTATGCTTCTTCCACTGTTCCTAACATGCTAGTTAACATTCTCTCCAAAACCAAGGCCATCTCATTTTCTGGATGCTTCCTCcagttctatttcttcttttccctgggCACAACTGAATGTCTCTTCCTGGCAGTAATGGCTTATGATCGGTACCTGGCCATCTGCCACCCACTGCACTACCCCACAATCATGACTGGGAAACTCTGTAGAATTCTGGTGTCTCTCTGCTGGCTTATTGGATTCCTTGGTTACCCAATACCCATTTTCTTCATCTCCCAACTCCCCTTCTGTAGATCCAATATCATTGATCACTTCCTGTGCGACATGGACCCACTGATGGCTCTGTCTTGTGCTCCAGCTCCCATTACTGAATTTGTCTTTTATACTCAGAgctcctttgttctcttttttactATTATGTACATTCTTCGATCCTATATCCTATTGCTCAGAACTGTTTTTCAGGTCCCTTCTGCAGCTGGCCGGAGAAAGGCCTTTTCCACCTGTGGTTCTCACTTAGCTGTGGTGTCACTTTTTTACGGGACAGTCATGGTAATGTATGTGAGTCCTACGTATG ATCCCATCTTGATGCAGAAGATTCTCACACTGGTATATTCAGTAATGACTCCTCTCTTTAATCCCCTCATCTATAGTCTTCGCAATAAGGACATGAAACTTGCCCTGAGAAACATCCTGTTTAGAATGAAAATTAGTCAAAACTCCTGA